A single region of the Neisseria zoodegmatis genome encodes:
- the secY gene encoding preprotein translocase subunit SecY, translating to MANQLSSLVLKKYGDLKQRLLFLLGALIVFRIGAHIPVPGVDAVALAKLYESASSGILGMLNMFSGGSLERFSIFAIGIMPYISASIIVQLASEIFPSLKALKKEGESGRKIITKYTRYGTVILALLQSFGVATFVYQQNVVVTSQFEFYVSTVICLVTGTMFLMWLGEQMSERGIGNGISLIITAGIVSGIPSAIAQLLTLTNQGSMSVLMAISIVLGSLILIYAVVYFESAQRKIPIHYAKRQFGNRIVQGQSTHMPFKLNMAGVIPPIFASSIILFPATLVGWFGSADSGGWLSKLATLLQHGQPIYIVLFASTIIFFCYFYTALVFSPKEMAENLKKSGAFVPGIRPGEQTSRYLEKVVLRLTFFGALYITIICLIPEFLTTALNVPFYLGGTSLLILVVVTMDFNTQIASYRMTHQYEHLIQKTDIKSLSRH from the coding sequence GTGGCTAATCAACTATCTTCATTAGTACTGAAAAAGTACGGTGATCTTAAGCAGCGATTATTATTTTTGCTTGGAGCATTAATTGTATTTCGTATTGGTGCTCATATACCCGTACCAGGTGTTGATGCAGTTGCTTTAGCTAAGCTATACGAAAGCGCAAGCAGCGGCATCTTGGGTATGTTAAATATGTTCTCAGGAGGTTCGCTGGAGCGCTTTAGTATTTTTGCTATTGGGATTATGCCTTATATTTCTGCGTCAATTATTGTTCAATTGGCGTCTGAAATCTTTCCTTCGTTGAAGGCTCTTAAAAAGGAAGGTGAGTCAGGAAGAAAAATCATTACTAAATACACTCGTTATGGTACGGTAATTTTAGCATTGCTTCAAAGTTTTGGCGTGGCCACTTTTGTTTATCAGCAAAATGTTGTAGTTACTTCCCAATTTGAGTTTTATGTTTCAACTGTTATTTGCTTGGTAACTGGAACTATGTTCTTGATGTGGTTAGGGGAGCAGATGTCTGAGCGAGGTATAGGTAATGGGATTTCTCTAATTATTACTGCTGGTATTGTATCTGGTATTCCATCTGCTATCGCACAGTTACTGACCTTGACTAACCAGGGATCAATGAGTGTACTAATGGCAATTTCTATTGTGCTTGGTTCACTAATATTAATTTATGCTGTCGTGTATTTTGAAAGTGCACAGCGAAAAATACCAATTCATTATGCTAAACGCCAGTTTGGGAATAGGATTGTACAAGGGCAGAGTACTCACATGCCTTTTAAATTAAATATGGCTGGAGTGATTCCTCCTATTTTTGCTTCGAGTATTATATTGTTCCCTGCAACTTTAGTGGGTTGGTTCGGCTCAGCAGACTCAGGTGGTTGGTTAAGTAAGTTAGCTACCTTGTTACAACATGGTCAGCCTATTTATATTGTTTTGTTTGCAAGCACTATAATATTCTTTTGCTATTTTTATACGGCTTTGGTATTTAGTCCAAAAGAGATGGCTGAGAATTTAAAAAAGAGCGGTGCTTTTGTGCCTGGTATTAGGCCGGGCGAGCAAACTTCAAGATATCTGGAGAAAGTTGTATTGCGTTTAACTTTTTTTGGTGCCTTGTATATTACTATTATTTGTTTAATTCCTGAGTTTTTAACAACAGCTTTAAACGTACCTTTTTATTTAGGTGGAACTTCATTGTTGATTTTGGTTGTTGTTACAATGGATTTTAATACCCAGATTGCTTCGTATAGAATGACTCATCAATACGAACATCTGATTCAAAAAACTGATATAAAATCACTATCACGTCACTAA
- the rplO gene encoding 50S ribosomal protein L15: MFLNTIQPAEGSTHSKRRVGRGIGSGLGKTGGRGHKGQKSRSGGFHKVGFEGGQMPLQRRLPKRGFKSLSTAKNAEVSLNELSLIAVDVIDLLTLKQAGLVDSRAQNVKVIASGEIQKAIVLKGVKVTAGAKAAIEAAGGKIEE; this comes from the coding sequence ATGTTTTTAAATACTATTCAACCTGCTGAAGGCTCAACTCATTCTAAACGACGTGTGGGTCGTGGTATTGGTAGTGGTTTAGGCAAAACTGGCGGGCGTGGTCACAAGGGCCAAAAAAGCCGTTCGGGTGGGTTCCATAAAGTAGGTTTTGAAGGTGGACAAATGCCATTGCAACGCCGCCTGCCTAAGCGTGGTTTTAAATCTTTATCAACTGCAAAAAATGCAGAAGTTAGTTTGAATGAGTTGTCATTGATTGCAGTTGATGTAATTGATTTGCTAACTTTAAAACAGGCTGGCTTGGTTGATTCACGCGCCCAAAATGTTAAAGTGATTGCTTCTGGTGAGATTCAAAAAGCAATTGTTTTAAAAGGTGTTAAGGTTACGGCAGGTGCGAAAGCAGCGATTGAAGCTGCTGGTGGAAAAATTGAAGAATAA
- the rpmD gene encoding 50S ribosomal protein L30: protein MTEQKKIKVTLAKSLIGTIQSHRACARGLGLRHREHTVEVLDTPENRGMINKISYLLKVES from the coding sequence ATGACTGAGCAAAAGAAAATTAAAGTAACTTTGGCAAAAAGTTTAATTGGTACTATCCAGTCTCATCGAGCTTGTGCGCGTGGGTTAGGCTTACGTCATCGTGAACATACCGTTGAGGTTTTGGACACTCCTGAAAATCGTGGCATGATTAATAAGATCAGCTATCTATTAAAAGTGGAGTCTTAA
- the rpsE gene encoding 30S ribosomal protein S5 yields MAKHEIEERGDGLIEKMVAVNRVTKVVKGGRIMAFSALTVVGDGDGRIGMGKGKSKEVPVAVQKAMDQARRSMIKIPLKNGTIHHEVIGKHGATRVFMQPAKEGSGVKAGGPMRLVFDAMGIHNISAKVHGSTNPYNIVRATLDGLSKLYTPADIAAKRGLTVEDILGANSND; encoded by the coding sequence ATGGCAAAACATGAAATTGAAGAGCGCGGCGACGGCTTAATTGAAAAAATGGTAGCTGTAAATCGTGTAACAAAAGTAGTTAAAGGTGGCCGCATCATGGCTTTTTCAGCTTTAACTGTGGTTGGTGATGGAGATGGCCGTATTGGTATGGGCAAGGGAAAATCAAAAGAAGTTCCTGTGGCTGTGCAAAAAGCGATGGATCAAGCTCGTCGTTCAATGATTAAGATACCATTGAAAAATGGCACAATTCATCATGAAGTAATCGGAAAGCACGGTGCTACTCGTGTATTTATGCAGCCTGCTAAAGAGGGTAGCGGTGTTAAAGCTGGTGGTCCGATGCGCTTAGTATTTGACGCAATGGGTATTCATAACATTTCTGCAAAAGTACACGGTTCTACAAACCCTTACAATATTGTACGTGCTACTTTAGACGGTTTATCAAAATTATACACTCCTGCTGATATTGCTGCTAAACGTGGTTTGACTGTTGAAGATATTTTGGGAGCCAATAGTAATGACTGA
- the rplR gene encoding 50S ribosomal protein L18, whose amino-acid sequence MNKHVTRLRRARKTRARIADLKMVRLCVFRSNSHIYAQVISAEGDKVLAQASTLEAEVRNDLKSGGNIEAAAIVGKRIAEKAKAVGVDKVAFDRSGFQYHGRVKALAEAARENGLSF is encoded by the coding sequence ATGAATAAACATGTAACCCGACTGCGTCGTGCTCGTAAAACACGTGCTCGTATCGCAGATTTAAAAATGGTTAGATTGTGCGTATTCCGTTCAAACAGCCATATTTATGCACAAGTTATTAGTGCTGAAGGTGATAAAGTTTTGGCTCAAGCTTCAACTTTAGAGGCAGAAGTGCGCAATGACCTGAAATCAGGCGGTAATATTGAAGCAGCTGCAATTGTAGGTAAGCGAATTGCTGAAAAAGCTAAAGCTGTTGGTGTTGATAAAGTTGCTTTTGATCGTTCTGGTTTTCAATATCATGGCCGCGTGAAGGCTTTGGCTGAAGCTGCACGTGAAAATGGCTTAAGCTTTTAA
- the rplF gene encoding 50S ribosomal protein L6 — translation MSRVAKNPVTVPAGVEVKFGTDSIIIKGKNGELSLPLSADVAIELTDGQLTFAAKNDSKQANAMSGTVRALVNNMVKGVSEGFEKKLQLIGVGYRAQAQGKVLNLSLGFSHPVVHEMPEGVSVQTPSQTEIILTGADKQVVGQVAAEIRAYRSPEPYKGKGVRYVGEAVVMKEAKKK, via the coding sequence ATGTCACGCGTAGCTAAAAATCCAGTGACTGTTCCTGCTGGGGTTGAAGTGAAATTTGGAACAGATTCCATTATAATTAAGGGTAAAAACGGTGAGTTATCCTTGCCTTTGTCTGCTGATGTTGCAATTGAATTGACCGATGGTCAATTGACTTTTGCTGCAAAGAACGACAGTAAGCAGGCGAATGCCATGTCTGGTACCGTTCGCGCTTTAGTTAATAATATGGTTAAAGGTGTTTCTGAAGGCTTTGAGAAAAAATTACAGCTTATTGGTGTAGGTTATCGCGCTCAAGCTCAAGGCAAGGTATTAAATCTTTCTTTAGGTTTTTCTCATCCTGTTGTTCATGAAATGCCTGAAGGTGTTTCAGTGCAAACGCCGAGTCAAACAGAGATTATTTTGACAGGTGCGGATAAACAAGTTGTTGGCCAAGTTGCTGCGGAAATTCGTGCATATCGCTCGCCTGAACCTTATAAAGGTAAAGGTGTTCGCTATGTTGGGGAAGCAGTAGTAATGAAAGAAGCCAAGAAAAAATAA
- the rpsH gene encoding 30S ribosomal protein S8 → MSMHDPISDMLTRIRNAQRANKVAVSMPSSKLKCAIAKVLKEEGYIEDFTVSNDLKPVLEIQLKYYAGRPVIEQIKRVSRPGLRIYKASNEIPSVMNGLGVAIVSTSKGVMTDRKARSEGVGGELLCIVA, encoded by the coding sequence ATGAGTATGCATGATCCTATTTCCGATATGTTGACTCGTATCCGAAATGCACAGCGTGCAAACAAAGTTGCCGTTTCTATGCCTTCTTCTAAATTGAAATGCGCCATTGCTAAAGTATTAAAAGAAGAAGGGTATATTGAAGATTTTACAGTTTCAAATGACTTGAAACCTGTTTTGGAAATTCAATTAAAATATTATGCAGGCCGCCCTGTTATTGAGCAGATTAAGCGTGTATCACGTCCTGGTTTGCGTATTTATAAAGCCTCAAATGAAATACCTAGCGTAATGAATGGCTTGGGTGTTGCTATTGTAAGCACTTCTAAGGGTGTAATGACAGATCGTAAAGCTCGCTCCGAAGGTGTTGGTGGTGAGTTGTTGTGTATTGTTGCCTAA
- the rpsN gene encoding 30S ribosomal protein S14 produces MAKKALINRELKRVALAKKYAAKREVIFAIINDSNASDKERFEARLKLQAIPRNAAPVRQRRRCALTGRPRGTFRKFGLGRIKIREIAMRGEIPGVVKASW; encoded by the coding sequence ATGGCTAAAAAAGCACTTATCAATCGCGAATTAAAACGCGTTGCTCTGGCGAAAAAATATGCCGCTAAGCGTGAGGTTATTTTTGCTATTATTAATGATTCAAATGCTTCGGATAAAGAGCGCTTTGAGGCTCGTTTGAAACTTCAAGCAATTCCTCGTAATGCTGCGCCTGTGCGTCAGCGTCGTCGCTGTGCTCTTACAGGTCGTCCTCGTGGGACCTTCCGTAAGTTCGGTTTGGGTCGTATTAAAATCCGTGAAATTGCTATGCGTGGCGAGATTCCGGGTGTTGTTAAAGCTAGCTGGTAA
- the rplE gene encoding 50S ribosomal protein L5, producing MARLREFYNSTVVPELMKQFGYKSIMEVPRIEKITLNMGVGEAVADKKVMEHAVADLEKIAGQKPVVTVARKSIAGFKIRDNYPVGCKVTLRRDQMFEFLDRLVTIALPRVRDFRGVSGKSFDGSGNYNMGVREQIIFPEIEYDKIDALRGLNITITTTAKTDEEAKALLSLFKFPFKG from the coding sequence ATGGCTCGTTTGAGAGAGTTTTATAACAGTACTGTGGTTCCGGAATTGATGAAGCAATTTGGTTATAAATCAATTATGGAAGTGCCTCGTATTGAGAAAATTACGTTGAATATGGGTGTTGGCGAAGCTGTTGCTGATAAAAAAGTGATGGAACATGCTGTTGCTGATTTGGAAAAAATTGCTGGTCAAAAGCCGGTAGTTACTGTTGCCCGTAAGTCAATTGCTGGTTTTAAGATTCGTGATAACTATCCAGTGGGTTGTAAAGTTACTTTGCGTCGTGATCAAATGTTTGAATTTTTGGATCGTTTGGTTACTATTGCTTTGCCTCGTGTGCGTGATTTTCGGGGCGTTAGTGGTAAATCTTTTGATGGTAGCGGTAACTACAATATGGGCGTGCGTGAGCAAATCATTTTCCCGGAAATTGAATATGACAAAATTGATGCTTTGCGTGGTTTGAATATTACTATCACAACAACCGCTAAGACTGATGAGGAAGCAAAAGCTTTGTTATCATTGTTTAAGTTTCCGTTTAAAGGATAA
- the rplX gene encoding 50S ribosomal protein L24, protein MNKIIKGDQVIVIAGKDKGKQGQVVKVLGDKVVVEGVNVVKRHQKPNPMRGIEGGIVVKNMPLAISNVAVFNPETNKADRVGVKLVESDGRVKRVRFFKSNGSIIGA, encoded by the coding sequence ATGAATAAAATTATTAAAGGTGACCAAGTAATTGTGATTGCTGGTAAAGATAAAGGCAAGCAAGGTCAGGTTGTAAAGGTTTTGGGTGATAAGGTTGTTGTTGAAGGTGTTAACGTTGTTAAGCGTCATCAAAAGCCGAATCCTATGCGTGGTATTGAGGGTGGCATCGTTGTGAAAAATATGCCTTTGGCTATTTCTAATGTTGCTGTTTTCAATCCTGAAACAAATAAAGCTGATCGTGTTGGCGTCAAATTGGTTGAGAGCGATGGCAGGGTAAAGCGTGTCCGCTTCTTCAAGTCTAATGGCTCTATCATTGGGGCATAA
- the rplN gene encoding 50S ribosomal protein L14, whose product MIQMQTILDVADNSGARRVMCIKVLGGSKRRYASVGDIIKVAVKDAAPRGRVKKGDVFNAVVVRTAKGVRRPDGALIKFDNNAAVLLNNKLEPLGTRIFGPVTRELRTERFMKIVSLAPEVL is encoded by the coding sequence ATGATTCAAATGCAGACCATTTTAGATGTGGCTGATAACTCTGGTGCGCGTCGTGTAATGTGTATCAAGGTTTTAGGCGGATCTAAACGTCGTTATGCTTCGGTTGGCGACATTATTAAAGTTGCAGTTAAGGATGCGGCTCCGCGTGGTCGTGTGAAAAAGGGTGATGTATTTAATGCTGTTGTGGTTCGTACTGCAAAAGGCGTACGTCGTCCTGATGGTGCACTGATTAAATTTGATAATAATGCGGCCGTTTTGTTGAATAATAAGCTTGAGCCTTTAGGTACCCGTATTTTTGGTCCGGTTACTCGTGAGCTGCGTACGGAGCGATTTATGAAAATTGTTTCATTGGCACCTGAGGTATTATAA
- the rpsQ gene encoding 30S ribosomal protein S17, with protein MSESKNVRTLQGKVVSDKMDKTVTVLVERKVKHPLYGKIIRRSTKIHAHDEQNQYGIGDVVVIEETRPLSKTKSWVVKELVEKARSV; from the coding sequence ATGAGCGAATCAAAAAATGTTCGTACTTTGCAAGGCAAAGTGGTTAGTGACAAAATGGATAAGACAGTAACCGTTTTGGTGGAGCGTAAAGTAAAGCACCCCTTGTATGGTAAAATTATCCGCCGCTCGACCAAAATTCATGCTCATGACGAGCAAAATCAATATGGCATTGGAGATGTGGTTGTGATTGAAGAAACTCGTCCTCTGTCAAAAACTAAATCTTGGGTTGTTAAAGAGTTGGTGGAAAAAGCACGCTCTGTTTAA
- the rpmC gene encoding 50S ribosomal protein L29 codes for MKANELKDKSVEQLNADLLDLLKTQFGLRMQNATGQLGKPSELKRVRREIARIKTILTEKGAK; via the coding sequence ATGAAAGCGAATGAATTAAAAGACAAATCGGTTGAGCAATTAAACGCAGATTTGCTTGATTTGCTAAAAACCCAGTTTGGCCTGCGTATGCAAAATGCTACTGGTCAATTAGGTAAACCGAGTGAATTAAAACGAGTACGTCGCGAAATTGCCCGTATTAAAACCATTTTAACTGAAAAAGGTGCTAAGTAA
- the rplP gene encoding 50S ribosomal protein L16: MLQPTRLKYRKQHKGRNTGIATRGNKVSFGEFGLKAVGRGRLTARQIEAARRTMTRHIKRGGRIWIRVFPDKPITSKPAEVRMGGGKGSPEYYVAEIQPGKMLYEMDGVPEALAREAFELASAKLPIPTVFVVRQVGQ, from the coding sequence ATGCTGCAGCCAACTAGACTTAAATATCGAAAACAGCATAAAGGCCGTAACACCGGTATTGCTACTCGAGGAAACAAAGTAAGCTTTGGTGAGTTTGGCTTAAAAGCGGTTGGTCGTGGTCGTCTGACTGCGCGCCAAATTGAGGCTGCCCGTCGTACAATGACCCGTCACATTAAGCGCGGTGGTCGAATTTGGATTCGAGTGTTTCCTGATAAACCGATTACATCTAAACCTGCAGAAGTTCGTATGGGTGGCGGTAAAGGTTCTCCTGAGTATTACGTTGCCGAAATCCAACCGGGTAAAATGTTGTATGAAATGGATGGAGTTCCAGAGGCCTTGGCTCGTGAAGCGTTTGAGCTTGCTTCTGCTAAACTGCCGATTCCGACAGTATTCGTAGTAAGACAGGTAGGTCAATAA
- the rpsC gene encoding 30S ribosomal protein S3, which yields MGQKINPTGFRLAVTKDWSSKWFAKSSDFPTVLKQDIDVREYLRKRLANASVGRVVIERPAKSARITIHSARPGVVIGRKGEDIEVLKRDLQKLMGVPVHVNIEEIRKPELDAQIIADGIAQQLEKRVQFRRAMKRAMQNAMRVGAKGIKIMTSGRLNGADIARSEWYREGRVPLHTLRANVDYATSEAHTTYGVLGLKVWVYTGEGNEKVSQAKPEQEKRQRKVGGRHAAAN from the coding sequence ATGGGACAAAAGATTAATCCTACCGGCTTTCGCTTGGCGGTAACTAAAGACTGGTCTTCAAAATGGTTTGCTAAAAGTAGCGATTTCCCTACTGTTTTGAAGCAAGATATTGATGTTCGTGAGTATTTACGTAAGCGTTTGGCGAATGCCTCAGTAGGTCGTGTAGTGATTGAGCGTCCTGCAAAATCTGCCCGCATTACCATTCACTCAGCTCGTCCTGGTGTTGTGATCGGCAGAAAGGGCGAAGATATCGAAGTTCTGAAACGCGATTTGCAAAAATTGATGGGTGTGCCGGTTCATGTAAATATTGAAGAAATTCGTAAACCTGAATTGGATGCTCAAATTATTGCTGATGGTATTGCACAACAGCTTGAAAAGCGTGTTCAATTTCGCCGTGCTATGAAGCGTGCAATGCAAAATGCCATGCGTGTTGGAGCTAAAGGTATCAAAATTATGACCTCTGGCCGTCTGAATGGTGCCGATATTGCTCGTAGCGAATGGTATCGTGAAGGCCGTGTGCCTTTGCATACTTTACGTGCAAATGTTGATTATGCTACCAGTGAAGCTCATACAACCTATGGTGTGTTGGGTTTGAAAGTTTGGGTTTATACAGGCGAAGGTAACGAAAAAGTTTCTCAAGCTAAACCTGAGCAAGAAAAAAGACAAAGAAAGGTAGGAGGCCGTCATGCTGCAGCCAACTAG
- the rplV gene encoding 50S ribosomal protein L22, with product MRVSAQHKNARISAQKARLVADLIRGKDVAQALNILAFSPKKGAELVKKVLESAIANAEHNEGADIDKLKVVTIFVDKGPSLKRFQARAKGRGNRIEKQTCHINVTVGN from the coding sequence ATGAGAGTAAGTGCACAACATAAAAATGCCCGTATCTCTGCACAAAAGGCTCGTTTGGTCGCAGATTTAATTCGTGGTAAAGACGTTGCCCAAGCTTTAAATATCTTGGCATTTAGCCCTAAAAAAGGCGCTGAGCTTGTTAAGAAAGTGCTGGAATCTGCAATTGCAAATGCAGAGCATAACGAAGGTGCTGATATTGACAAGTTAAAAGTGGTAACCATTTTTGTTGACAAAGGTCCGAGTTTGAAACGTTTTCAAGCTCGTGCCAAAGGTCGTGGTAACCGCATTGAAAAACAAACTTGTCACATTAATGTGACAGTAGGTAATTAA
- the rpsS gene encoding 30S ribosomal protein S19, whose protein sequence is MARSLKKGPYVDLHLLKKVDAARASNDKRPIKTWSRRSTILPDFIGLTIAVHNGRTHVPVFISDNMVGHKLGEFSLTRTFKGHLADKKAKKK, encoded by the coding sequence ATGGCTCGTTCATTGAAAAAAGGTCCATATGTAGACCTGCATTTGCTGAAAAAAGTAGATGCGGCTCGTGCAAGCAATGACAAGCGCCCGATCAAAACCTGGTCGCGTCGTTCTACTATTTTGCCTGATTTTATCGGTTTAACCATCGCTGTGCATAACGGACGTACTCATGTCCCTGTGTTTATCAGTGATAATATGGTTGGTCATAAATTGGGTGAGTTCTCATTGACCCGTACCTTTAAAGGCCATTTGGCTGATAAAAAGGCTAAAAAGAAATAA
- the rplB gene encoding 50S ribosomal protein L2: MAIVKMKPTSAGRRGMVRVTTEGLHKGAPYAALLEKKNSTAGRNNNGHITTRHKGGGHKHHYRIVDFKRNKDGIPAKVERIEYDPNRTAHIALLCYADGERRYIIAPRGIKAGAVLVSGAESAIKVGNTLPIRNIPVGTTIHCIEMKPGKGAQIARSAGASAVLLAKEGIYAQVRLRSGEVRKIHVDCRATIGEVGNEEQSLKKIGKAGANRWRGIRPTVRGVVMNPVDHPHGGGEGRTGEAREPVSPWGTPSKGYRTRNNKRTDNMIVRRRYSNKG, encoded by the coding sequence ATGGCTATTGTAAAAATGAAGCCAACCTCTGCTGGTCGCCGCGGCATGGTTCGTGTAACCACTGAAGGTTTGCATAAAGGTGCTCCATACGCTGCACTGCTGGAAAAGAAAAACTCTACTGCTGGTCGCAATAATAATGGTCATATTACTACTCGTCACAAAGGCGGTGGGCATAAACACCATTATCGTATCGTAGACTTCAAACGTAATAAAGACGGCATCCCTGCCAAAGTAGAGCGAATCGAATACGATCCAAACCGTACTGCGCATATTGCATTGTTATGCTATGCGGATGGTGAGCGTCGTTACATTATTGCTCCGCGTGGTATTAAAGCAGGTGCGGTATTGGTTTCTGGCGCTGAATCTGCGATTAAAGTAGGTAATACTCTTCCTATTCGTAATATTCCCGTTGGTACCACAATTCACTGTATTGAGATGAAGCCTGGTAAAGGTGCACAAATTGCACGTTCTGCCGGTGCATCTGCCGTACTGTTGGCTAAAGAAGGAATCTATGCTCAAGTACGTTTGCGTTCAGGTGAAGTTCGCAAGATTCATGTAGATTGTCGTGCTACCATTGGTGAAGTTGGCAATGAAGAGCAAAGCCTGAAGAAAATCGGTAAAGCTGGTGCAAACCGCTGGCGCGGCATTCGTCCGACTGTTCGAGGTGTTGTAATGAACCCTGTAGATCACCCGCATGGTGGTGGTGAAGGACGTACTGGTGAAGCTCGCGAACCTGTTAGCCCATGGGGTACACCTTCTAAAGGCTACCGTACTCGTAACAATAAACGCACGGACAATATGATTGTTCGCCGCCGTTACTCAAATAAAGGTTAA
- the rplW gene encoding 50S ribosomal protein L23 — protein sequence MNQQRLTQVILAPVVSEKSNLLAEKRNQMTFKVLPNATKQEIKAAVEFLFGVEVASVTTVTTKGKTKRFGRTIGRRSDVKKAYVSLAAGQELDLEAAAAAADKE from the coding sequence ATGAATCAACAACGTTTAACACAAGTGATTTTGGCTCCTGTTGTTTCTGAGAAAAGTAACCTGTTGGCAGAAAAACGCAATCAGATGACTTTCAAAGTATTGCCTAATGCAACTAAACAGGAAATTAAGGCCGCTGTGGAGTTTTTGTTTGGTGTAGAAGTTGCTTCTGTGACTACTGTTACCACTAAAGGTAAAACCAAACGCTTCGGTCGTACCATCGGTCGCCGCAGTGATGTTAAAAAAGCTTATGTAAGCTTGGCTGCCGGGCAAGAATTAGATTTGGAAGCCGCTGCTGCAGCTGCAGATAAGGAATAA
- the rplD gene encoding 50S ribosomal protein L4, whose product MELKVIDAKGQVSGSLAASDALFAREYNESLVHQLVTAFLANARSGNRAQKTRAEVNHSTKKPWRQKGTGRARSGMTSSPLWRKGGRAFPNKPDENFTQKVNRKMYRAGMATILSQLVRDERLFVIETLNAQTPKTKEFVEQVKSLGLEQVLFVTKQLDENVYLASRNLPNVLVLEAQQIDPYSLLRYKKVVITKEAVAQLEEQWV is encoded by the coding sequence ATGGAATTAAAAGTAATTGATGCTAAAGGGCAAGTGTCGGGCAGCTTGGCTGCTTCTGATGCATTGTTTGCTCGTGAATACAATGAATCTTTGGTTCATCAGTTGGTTACTGCATTTTTGGCTAATGCCCGTTCAGGCAACCGTGCTCAAAAAACACGTGCAGAAGTTAACCACTCAACCAAAAAACCATGGCGTCAAAAAGGTACAGGCCGTGCCCGTTCAGGTATGACTTCTTCTCCGCTGTGGAGAAAAGGTGGCCGCGCGTTCCCTAACAAACCGGATGAGAACTTTACTCAAAAAGTAAACCGCAAAATGTACCGTGCCGGCATGGCAACCATTTTGTCTCAGTTGGTTCGTGACGAACGTTTGTTTGTTATTGAGACGCTTAACGCACAAACGCCTAAGACCAAAGAATTTGTTGAGCAAGTGAAAAGCTTGGGTCTGGAGCAAGTTTTGTTTGTAACTAAGCAGTTGGATGAAAATGTTTATTTGGCGTCGCGCAACCTGCCTAATGTGCTGGTTTTGGAAGCTCAGCAAATTGATCCGTATAGCTTGCTGCGTTACAAAAAAGTAGTCATCACTAAAGAAGCAGTAGCGCAGTTAGAGGAGCAATGGGTATGA
- the rplC gene encoding 50S ribosomal protein L3, with the protein MTLGLVGRKVGMTRVFNEQGASVPVTVLDMSANRVTQVKSKDTDGYTAVQVTFGQKKANRINKAEAGHFAKAGVEAGCGLIEFALTEEKLGELKAGDQIAVDMFEAGQLVDVTGTSKGKGFSGTIKRHNFGAQRTSHGNSRSHRVPGSIGMAQDPGRVFPGKRMAGQYGNTKSTVQNLEVVRVDVERQLLLVKGAVPGAVNSDVVVRPSVKVGA; encoded by the coding sequence ATGACTTTAGGTCTGGTTGGGCGCAAAGTAGGTATGACTCGCGTGTTTAACGAACAGGGTGCTTCCGTTCCAGTAACCGTGTTGGATATGTCTGCTAACCGCGTCACTCAAGTGAAATCCAAAGATACCGACGGCTATACAGCAGTACAGGTTACCTTTGGTCAGAAAAAAGCAAATCGCATCAATAAAGCCGAAGCCGGTCACTTTGCAAAAGCAGGTGTTGAGGCAGGTTGCGGTTTGATTGAATTTGCTTTAACTGAAGAAAAGCTGGGCGAGCTGAAAGCCGGCGATCAAATCGCTGTTGATATGTTTGAAGCTGGTCAGCTGGTAGATGTAACCGGTACCTCAAAAGGTAAAGGTTTCTCTGGTACGATCAAACGCCACAATTTTGGTGCGCAACGTACTTCTCATGGTAACTCGCGTTCACACCGCGTTCCCGGTTCTATCGGTATGGCTCAAGATCCCGGTCGCGTATTCCCTGGTAAACGCATGGCCGGTCAATATGGTAACACCAAATCTACTGTTCAAAACTTGGAAGTAGTGCGTGTAGATGTTGAGCGTCAGCTGCTGCTGGTTAAGGGTGCTGTTCCCGGTGCGGTAAACAGTGATGTTGTGGTGCGTCCTAGCGTGAAAGTAGGTGCGTAA